The Acipenser ruthenus chromosome 45, fAciRut3.2 maternal haplotype, whole genome shotgun sequence sequence TTCTTCTACTTCAAGTGagtgtgttttaaaattattattattattattattattattattattattattattattattattattattattattgttgttgttgttttccttGGCAGGAGTTTGAGTTGCCAGCGCATCTCTCTTCACAAGAACCTGTTCCTGTCCTTCATCCTCGACTCCATCGTCACCATCATCTGCCTTTCTGCCGTGGCTAATAACCACGAGCACGAGACTCACAACACAGTACGGGCTTCCTGTTTACAGTCTCGCTGTCTTCCTGTGCCGGGCTCGACAGCACTGAAAGAGTTAAACACTGCAGCACTGAAAGAGTTAAACACTCCAGCACTGAAAGAGTTAAACACTCCAGCACTGAAAGAGTTCAACACTAAGCCAGCGATGCTAGCTGCCTGGTTTGCTTGTGTGTAAAGTGTGGCTCCTCCTGTCTCTGCAGGCCGGCTGTAAGGTGCTGCAGTTTCTGTATCTCTACACCATGGGCTGTAACTACTTCTGGATGCTGTGTGAGGGGATCTACCTGCACACCCTCATCATCGTGGCCGTGTTCGTGGAGGAGCAGCAGATGTGCTGGTACTATATCCTGGGCTGGGGTGAGTGCACGCCACGctgtacacagaaaacacagaacacaaaccgTTGCAAAGGTCAAATCACATTTAAAGCCTCCCAAAGCCTACATCTTGAATGTGTGCTGCAGTCCTGTGATGCACACAGAACACGTCCCACAGCTGGTCTGTCTGCGAGTGTTGTATCGGACAGCCCTGCACATTTAAAACACTCCTGGATGAATGAAGCCACTCCTGTGATACAGCCTGGTTTCAGCCTGGCTGTAGCGGTGCTCCCTGCGTCTGTAAATCAGGAACACGGGAGGTTCTGGAATTAACGCAGCTGTTTCCCTCTGTGTGTCCCAGGATTCCCTCTGATCCCAGCCGTCATCCATGCAGTGGCCAGACTGCTTTTCTTCAATGACAAGTAAGAACGATCACCTGTGAAACAAGACtgctcaaaacacacacacacacacactcacgcatgcacactgtcacacacacacacacacacacacacacactataataatcattaaaaaaagaaggttctttctctctctctctctctctctctctctctctctctctctctctctctctctctctctctctctctctctctctccctccacagCTGCTGGATCAGCGCTGCCACTCATCTCCTGTACATCATCCACGGACCGATCTGCGTGGCCCTGTTGGTAAGCACCAGCACGTTACCACAGAGTCCAAGGGGAGGGGAGGGCTGTTGTACAGAGAAGCGGGTTCATGTcagacacacagagcagggagagaggcACTGAACGGTCAAATACACCTGCAGTGATGTGAATCTCACCATCAAAACGGGGCACACCTTGATCCAGTTAGAATGAACTGTGCGCAGGGTTTGGTGCGCAACAGGCTCCTGCTTTTCATAGTGTTCTCgattttttaatattttcaatgctAATAAGAGATTAGATTCATTTGCATGCAGTATTTGTGTAGATGTTCGTTTTAAACGGCACACATTTGATGAAAGATACCCtacattgtttgttttaataacatGCTGTAGATTATTCTGCTGTATAGGAATCTAGTCGCATGTGTAAACGTGTATATAAAGTATTTATCTTGTCCCGATTCGGTTTTCCTGAATGACAGCTTGATGCTCCCCTGGGGGCTGTCTGCTCACTAGCAGAGCAGCAAACCTGCACCCCCATTCCTCACTGCAGTGAGTTGATTACTGCACCCCCATTCCTCGTTGCAGTGCGTTGATCACTGCACCCCCATTCCCCACTGCAGTGCGTTGATCACTGCACCCCCATTCCCCGCTGCAGTGCGTTGATCACTGCACCCCCATTCCTCGTTGCAGTGCGTTGATCActgcctctctccccctctctgcagGTGAACCTGTTTTTCCTGCTCAATATCGTGCGGGTCCTCATCACCAAGCTCAAGGTCACTCACCAGGCTGAGTCCAGCACTTACATGAAGGCTGTGCGAGCCACGCTCATCCTGGTACCCCTGCTGGGGATCCAGTTCGtcctgttgccatggaaaccggAGTGGCGACTGGCCGAGGAGATCTACGAGTACATCATGCACATCTTCATGCACTACCAGGTACGCAGCGGcctggagagagacagggggTCGTCCTCAATACCGTTTACCATACCCTTACCAATGTAGTGCCCATGTCTGTATCCCATCATGCAACGCTGGCACGAGAAACGGAATCCAGCTCCACGAATAAGTAAATAAAGTAGATGTTCTCATTTCATTTGGGCATCACAGGGTTAAACGCGTTTCGTTGTTTGCAACAGATTACATTGACCTCTGTATTCGACAGGCACGTGGAAGTCGTTTTCAAACTGCTCCATTTAAAAGACTAACTAAACCTGTGTGCGTTTTCGAAGCTGTTCTATGTTGTTGTTGAATGAATGTCAAACTTTTGAACCGGTTTTGTGTGTCTCTTCAGGGCCTGCTGGTCGCCACTATCTTCTGCTTCTGTAACGGAGAGGTAAGCTGTGCCAGCTGCACGTGTTTCTCAACATGTTTGAGTTTGATCCAAAGctatttacagagactagggggtgaactatgcatcacaactgcttcCAATAGGAGCGTGTTTGTTTTACGTCttatctgaaggacggagcacaaggaggtgaagtgacttgctcagggtcacgcacagggagtcagtggctgagccaggatttgaacctcctggtatcaagcctcTCTCTCACCCCATCTCCCCCGCACAGGTCCAGGCAGCTCTGAAGAGGGAGTGGCTGCATTATAAAGATCAGTGCAGTGGAAGGCTGATGAGCAATGACTTGCACTCCAGCTACCACACCTCATCCGTGGTGGAGCTGAGCAGGAGCCACGGCACCAAACACAGCACCAACGGCAAGAACTGTCCCGCGGGGGAGAGCGTGGCACTGAAACCTGACAGGACCCTCACCTGACCGCGCAGCCCCGCCCCCACTGTACCCTCGCACTGAGCACGGAGAGACTCAAGCTATCCGTCCACTTTGAAGATGTCCCCTTGGACTTTTCTTCTGTTGCATCGGCAAAATGGCTTATACTGTATATGGGCACTTCAGCACCTGGGTGGAAATCTCAGCGTTGCATTGTGTAGCAATGTCTTTGACAGATATTTGATCCGGTTTTGCATTGATGcagtgtctttatatatatatatatatatatatatatatatatatatatatatatatatatatatatatatatatatatatatatatcctttgcACTGGTAGTTAAGCCCCCTGCGTTGCTGCACTGAGTGCCACACAGATTAGTGATGCACTGAAATGCTTTGAAAGGCTGTGCAGAATCTCCCTGGATCTCCAGCGTCTTGTGAACTGAGGGCAGTGGAGCGCGTGTTCTCTAGTGAGGTTAGGGACAATGGCTGTGCACATCTGTGACAAAACATTCCAGCGATGGGAATAAacacgctatatatatatatatatatatatgttaaggaTGATATTGATGTTGTTGatgctatattattttttattgtctgtATTAATTGTTACTTGAAGATTGCACTATAGAAAACTGTCGTAATAATATTTatgataaataaaatgaattcatGGCAGCGTTCAGTCTTCTGAGATGATTTCGTCTGGTGCATTTCGGTCTGTGTCTGTTAGTGATTGTGGGAGAAAAAACTAGATGACTGTGTCTCAagattccctgcctcaagatggcttcccatgtacccgcatggacctctcaggacaacatttcccatcatcctcctgctcacatgtgcaacagagatggatttaccagtgagcaggaggatgatgggaaatgtagtcctgagAGGTCCACGCGGGTACTTTTGAAGCCGTCTTGAGGTTCAGGCAGTATTAACTTGCGATTAAATACTAATAAAATGCCATGTGACTTCAGATTCTATGCGTGGAATAAACCAGGAACATAGAAATGCACATGCATTGAGTCAGACCCCCCTTCTCAGCATGGCAGTGAAGTGGAAACTCAAACTGTTCTCATCACACTGGAGTCTTGATGTCCCTGTGGTCCTTCGCTATAATTTAATCAGCTAAATGAGGGATGAGTTCTCATCCgtcgttttacaaaaaaaaaaaaaacatttttgcttCCCAGTGGAGTGTTCTAATGGCCGCCTCTTCATTCGATTCCAGCCCTCGGATTTCTTTGCCGGACtcttttgctctctctctctctctctctctctcccccacagACCCCTGCTAGTTTCTTGCTCCTCCTTGGAATACATTTGCTGGCCAGATGTGCATTGCATGAAGTAGGGTATGATTGAAAACAGGACACCACACAGTGCATGCAGTGCAGCCtcatcttaatatataaagaaagtttgtgtgtctgtctgttcctttctgCATTCGGACcctgcaggagccagtgcaaccaaactctgCATGGCCaccagcgtggaaggcagtgggttgagtagctcagtggttagagtgctgggctgcagcgtggaaggcagtgggtttgagtagctcagtggttagagtgctgggctgcagcgtggaaggcagtgggtttgagtagctcagtggtttgagtgctgggctgcagcgtggaaggcagtgggtttgagtagctcagtggttcgagtgctgggctgcagcgtggaaggcagtgggtttgagtagctcagtggttagagtgctgggctgcagc is a genomic window containing:
- the LOC117966983 gene encoding calcitonin gene-related peptide type 1 receptor-like isoform X3, which codes for MERGQLLWILLLPLVTEQVPAGALVSLEPLSAVSATPQSVVPMGVSRAQILSAQFECYLKILRDPPYRGDGPYCNRTWDGWMCWEDTPPGNKAVQFCPQYFQDFDPLEKVTKVCNEDGQWFRHPESNRTWSNYTLCSAFTRAKLKMAYSKYYLAITGHCLSLVSLFISLCIFFYFKSLSCQRISLHKNLFLSFILDSIVTIICLSAVANNHEHETHNTAGCKVLQFLYLYTMGCNYFWMLCEGIYLHTLIIVAVFVEEQQMCWYYILGWGFPLIPAVIHAVARLLFFNDNCWISAATHLLYIIHGPICVALLVNLFFLLNIVRVLITKLKVTHQAESSTYMKAVRATLILVPLLGIQFVLLPWKPEWRLAEEIYEYIMHIFMHYQGLLVATIFCFCNGEVQAALKREWLHYKDQCSGRLMSNDLHSSYHTSSVVELSRSHGTKHSTNGKNCPAGESVALKPDRTLT